The following are encoded together in the Piscinibacter lacus genome:
- the hemC gene encoding hydroxymethylbilane synthase: MEQSTEHSRWVIATRESRLALWQAEHVQALLAARLPEPVELLGMTTRGDQILDRSLSKVGGKGLFVKELETALEDGSAHLAVHSLKDVPMELPPGFVLAATLEREDPRDAWVSPRHASLDALPAGGVVGTSSLRRLTQLRAARPDLRIEPLRGNLDTRLRKLDEGQYDAIVLAAAGLKRLGLAERIRSVFEAGQMLPAAGQGALGIELRADAPQRCPTLWALLQSHNHRPTWLAVHAERAVSRALGGSCSMPLAAHASFSADGLTLRLVAVLGPGEDAPDDIRALGLARAEAEAPVQTVAEAEALGLRVVAALKAAGGERLLAPPPAA; the protein is encoded by the coding sequence ATGGAACAAAGCACGGAACATTCCCGCTGGGTCATCGCGACGCGCGAGAGCCGCCTCGCATTGTGGCAAGCCGAGCATGTGCAGGCCCTGCTCGCTGCGCGCCTGCCCGAGCCGGTAGAGCTGCTCGGCATGACGACCCGCGGCGACCAGATCCTCGACCGCAGCCTCAGCAAGGTCGGCGGCAAGGGCCTCTTCGTCAAGGAGCTTGAGACAGCGCTGGAGGACGGCAGCGCCCACCTTGCCGTGCACTCGCTCAAGGACGTGCCGATGGAGCTGCCGCCCGGCTTCGTGCTGGCGGCCACGCTGGAACGCGAGGATCCGCGCGATGCCTGGGTCTCGCCCCGGCATGCCAGCCTGGACGCGCTGCCGGCCGGCGGCGTGGTCGGCACCTCCAGCCTGCGGCGCCTGACGCAACTGCGTGCGGCGCGGCCCGATCTGCGCATCGAGCCGCTGCGCGGCAACCTGGACACCCGACTGCGCAAGCTCGACGAAGGCCAGTACGACGCCATCGTGCTGGCCGCCGCCGGCCTCAAGCGCCTGGGCCTGGCCGAGCGCATCCGCAGCGTCTTCGAAGCCGGGCAGATGCTGCCGGCGGCGGGCCAGGGCGCGCTGGGCATCGAGCTGCGGGCCGATGCGCCGCAGCGCTGCCCGACGCTGTGGGCCCTGCTGCAATCGCACAACCATCGTCCGACCTGGCTGGCCGTGCATGCGGAGCGGGCGGTGTCGCGCGCGCTGGGGGGTTCGTGCTCGATGCCGCTGGCGGCGCATGCCAGCTTCTCGGCCGACGGCCTGACGCTGCGCCTGGTGGCCGTGCTCGGCCCGGGTGAAGACGCGCCGGACGACATCCGCGCGCTGGGCCTGGCCCGCGCCGAGGCCGAGGCCCCGGTGCAGACCGTGGCCGAGGCCGAGGCCCTGGGCCTGCGCGTGGTCGCCGCGCTCAAGGCCGCAGGCGGCGAGCGCCTGCTGGCCCCGCCGCCCGCGGCGTGA
- a CDS encoding uroporphyrinogen-III synthase yields the protein MSYAGRPAAGPLRRLLLTRPAEQCPPWLHALQSAGLPAEALPLLAVGPLDDRRALHAAWTRLADWTLLVFVSPNAVRHFFDARAPDQPWPAGTLAAAPGPGSAAALREAGVPAAQVVEPRPDAARFDTESLWQVLRERHAGWVGQPVLILRGLEDAAPETEGRARAPDLPGAQAGVGREWLGATLEAAGARVETLACYRRGPPPADAALQARLQALREAAAETVWLFSSAEALDHLARLESTLPPAAGDWRATSLALCTHARIAARAHAAGFGRVEALAPQPAAVIDWWQREGRKAVSGGPSQGEG from the coding sequence GTGAGCTACGCCGGCCGTCCGGCGGCCGGACCGCTGCGCCGCCTGCTGCTGACCCGGCCGGCCGAGCAGTGCCCGCCCTGGCTTCACGCCCTGCAGTCGGCCGGCCTGCCGGCCGAGGCCCTGCCGCTGCTGGCCGTCGGCCCGCTGGACGACCGGCGCGCCCTGCACGCGGCATGGACGCGGCTGGCCGACTGGACCTTGCTGGTCTTCGTCAGCCCGAATGCGGTGCGGCATTTCTTCGATGCCCGGGCGCCCGACCAGCCCTGGCCGGCCGGCACGCTGGCCGCGGCGCCAGGGCCGGGCAGTGCCGCGGCGCTGCGCGAGGCGGGCGTGCCGGCGGCCCAGGTCGTCGAACCCCGGCCCGACGCCGCACGCTTCGACACCGAAAGCCTGTGGCAGGTGCTGCGTGAACGGCACGCGGGCTGGGTCGGCCAGCCGGTGCTGATCCTGCGCGGCCTGGAAGACGCTGCGCCCGAAACCGAAGGCCGGGCCCGCGCGCCCGACCTGCCCGGCGCCCAGGCCGGCGTCGGCCGCGAATGGCTGGGCGCCACGCTGGAAGCGGCCGGCGCCCGGGTCGAGACCCTGGCCTGCTACCGGCGCGGCCCGCCGCCGGCCGACGCCGCCCTGCAAGCCCGCCTGCAAGCCCTGCGCGAGGCCGCGGCCGAGACCGTCTGGCTGTTCAGCAGCGCCGAGGCCCTGGACCATCTCGCCCGGCTGGAATCCACCCTGCCGCCCGCTGCCGGCGACTGGCGCGCGACCAGCCTCGCGCTCTGCACCCATGCGCGCATCGCAGCCCGCGCGCACGCCGCCGGCTTCGGCCGGGTCGAAGCCCTGGCGCCGCAGCCGGCCGCGGTGATCGACTGGTGGCAGCGCGAGGGCCGCAAGGCCGTGTCGGGCGGGCCGTCGCAGGGCGAAGGCTGA
- a CDS encoding uroporphyrinogen-III C-methyltransferase, with amino-acid sequence MSLAGLALLIAVLALGWAAWSGQRLGKVERILVKRQDDGAQQITEARLLAKQAEEGARQALAKATLLEARLAEVGVQREQIDELMRSMVRSREDQLLGEAEAALRAALQMSAITGSAEPLVAALQGSKERLSGGSLRLEPVRIAMERDLDRLRNAPLADLSTLARRLDEAVALVDNLPLIQDLVQRETAQTPAPERRPPPAGEAGSAGAWLGWFAGRIGEELRSLVRIREIDRPEAILLNPEQAFLLRENLKLKLLNARLAVMSRQFDTAQVDLQACQAALARYFDSSHRRHAQLAELLQGVARQAQPSALPRPDDSLAALTAAAGVR; translated from the coding sequence TTGAGCCTTGCGGGCCTGGCCTTGCTGATCGCGGTGCTGGCCCTGGGCTGGGCCGCCTGGAGCGGGCAGCGGCTCGGCAAGGTCGAGCGCATCCTGGTCAAGCGCCAGGACGACGGCGCCCAGCAGATCACCGAGGCCCGGCTGCTTGCCAAGCAGGCCGAGGAAGGCGCCCGCCAGGCCCTTGCCAAGGCCACGCTGCTTGAAGCGCGGCTGGCCGAGGTGGGCGTGCAGCGCGAGCAGATCGACGAGCTGATGCGATCGATGGTGCGCTCGCGCGAGGATCAACTGCTCGGCGAAGCCGAGGCCGCCCTGCGCGCCGCCTTGCAGATGAGCGCGATCACCGGCAGTGCCGAGCCCCTGGTGGCTGCCCTGCAGGGCAGCAAGGAGCGTCTGTCCGGCGGCTCGCTGCGGCTGGAGCCGGTGCGCATCGCGATGGAACGCGACCTCGACCGGCTTCGCAATGCGCCGCTGGCCGACCTGTCCACCCTGGCCCGGCGCCTGGACGAGGCCGTGGCCCTGGTCGACAACCTGCCGCTGATCCAGGATCTGGTGCAGCGCGAGACGGCGCAAACGCCCGCCCCCGAGCGCCGCCCGCCGCCTGCGGGCGAGGCCGGCTCGGCAGGCGCCTGGCTGGGCTGGTTCGCGGGCCGCATCGGCGAGGAGCTGCGCAGCCTCGTGCGCATCCGCGAGATCGACCGGCCCGAAGCCATCCTGCTCAACCCGGAACAGGCCTTCCTGCTGCGCGAGAACCTCAAGCTCAAGCTGCTCAACGCCCGGCTGGCGGTGATGAGCCGCCAGTTCGACACCGCCCAGGTCGATCTCCAGGCCTGCCAGGCCGCGCTCGCCCGCTACTTCGACAGCAGCCACCGGCGGCATGCCCAGCTTGCCGAGCTGCTGCAGGGCGTCGCCCGGCAAGCCCAGCCCAGCGCCCTGCCCCGCCCCGACGACAGCCTGGCCGCGCTGACCGCGGCTGCGGGCGTGCGCTGA
- a CDS encoding heme biosynthesis HemY N-terminal domain-containing protein: MRGIVWLLVVAVIAVVTAAVMGRSSDLVSIYWSPWRIDLSLNLFLLLWGAIVLATVMLVHAALTLAGLPGRARAWRLDQRDRKAQTALREAMVLYWAGRYTRAHGAASHAVKLQKESSDLTQDPEFTALAELLAASSLHRLQDRSRRDEALARARQAASRSPRARHADEAACLLATEWAVDDRQAETALTRLGELPPGVARRTQALRLRLQATRIARQPLEALRTARLLAKHQAFSAVAAQGLLRSLAAEALDSARDLEQLERIWRELDAADRRDAHVAAHAATRLGALGHAAIARLWLRPFWDRLDKLDADAREALALALAQVSEGLTPDWLPLLERAPLSHPREPALAYAVGRALAALQLWGKARQWLEPVADDEALAPGARREAWLLLAAMAEHDRDETRAAHALRQAAHISLPSPMLSVL; the protein is encoded by the coding sequence ATGCGCGGCATCGTCTGGCTGCTGGTCGTGGCCGTGATCGCGGTGGTCACCGCGGCGGTGATGGGGCGCAGCAGCGACCTTGTCTCGATCTACTGGTCGCCCTGGCGCATCGACCTTTCACTCAACCTCTTCCTGCTGCTCTGGGGCGCGATCGTGCTGGCCACGGTGATGCTCGTGCACGCCGCGCTCACCCTGGCCGGCCTGCCCGGCCGCGCCCGCGCCTGGCGCCTGGACCAGCGCGACCGCAAGGCGCAGACAGCCTTGCGCGAGGCCATGGTGCTGTACTGGGCCGGCCGCTACACCCGGGCCCACGGCGCGGCGAGCCATGCGGTGAAGTTGCAGAAGGAGTCGTCCGACCTGACCCAGGACCCGGAATTCACCGCCCTGGCCGAGCTGCTGGCCGCGAGCAGCCTGCACCGCCTGCAAGACCGCAGCCGGCGCGACGAAGCCCTGGCCCGTGCCCGCCAGGCCGCCAGCCGCTCACCCCGCGCCCGGCATGCCGACGAAGCCGCCTGCCTGCTGGCCACCGAATGGGCGGTGGACGATCGCCAGGCCGAAACCGCGCTGACCCGCCTGGGCGAACTGCCCCCCGGCGTGGCCCGCCGCACCCAGGCCCTGCGGCTGCGGCTGCAAGCCACCCGCATCGCCCGCCAGCCGCTGGAGGCCCTGCGCACCGCCCGGCTGCTGGCCAAGCACCAGGCCTTCTCGGCGGTGGCGGCCCAGGGCCTGCTGCGCTCGCTGGCGGCCGAGGCGCTGGACAGCGCCCGCGACCTGGAACAACTCGAACGCATCTGGCGCGAACTGGATGCCGCCGACCGACGCGATGCCCATGTGGCCGCCCATGCCGCCACCCGGCTGGGTGCGCTGGGCCATGCCGCCATCGCCCGGCTGTGGCTGCGGCCCTTCTGGGACCGGCTCGACAAGCTCGACGCCGACGCCCGCGAAGCCCTGGCCCTGGCCCTGGCCCAGGTCAGCGAGGGCCTGACGCCGGACTGGCTGCCGCTGCTTGAACGCGCGCCGCTCAGCCATCCGCGCGAACCGGCCCTGGCCTATGCCGTCGGCCGGGCTTTGGCCGCCCTGCAACTCTGGGGCAAGGCGCGGCAGTGGCTGGAGCCGGTGGCCGATGACGAGGCCCTGGCGCCTGGCGCCCGGCGCGAGGCCTGGCTGCTGCTGGCCGCCATGGCCGAGCACGACCGCGACGAGACGCGTGCAGCCCATGCCCTGCGGCAGGCTGCCCACATATCCCTTCCCAGCCCCATGCTCAGCGTGCTATAG
- a CDS encoding esterase-like activity of phytase family protein has translation MTPLARPRRSLPASDFAQRLALGLACLLALAGCAAPQRDEGVPGVGTLHLIGQQQLPWRMTVQGTTVGGLSGIDHDPARQAFLMISDDRSARDTPDPARLYWARLHYDLQGFHAVEMLSSVPLRQADGSTHAKLPEADAPDPEGVRIDRATGHLVWISEGDRVTAAEGPAESLVQPFIREARQDGHPLRDYELPAMFRIQAQAAGPRRNAVFEGLSFSADGRELAVMMEGPRFEDGPAPSPGQGGLARLSFFDRASGRLLRQHAVELDPVRSAPSPPAGFSVNGATEILALDATRYLMLERSYAAGDVDYRVQLHVIDTRGADEVQDRPRLVPGGQVPVRKHLLLDFDRLRGRLGGIANLEGLSWGPRLANGHASLVVVADDNFTPRPSARDRNQILVFELRP, from the coding sequence ATGACGCCCCTCGCACGACCCCGCCGCAGCTTGCCGGCAAGCGACTTCGCCCAGCGCCTCGCACTGGGGCTTGCGTGCCTGCTTGCGCTGGCGGGCTGCGCGGCGCCGCAGCGGGACGAAGGCGTGCCGGGCGTCGGCACGCTGCACCTGATCGGCCAGCAGCAGCTGCCCTGGCGGATGACGGTGCAGGGCACGACGGTCGGGGGTCTCTCGGGCATCGACCACGATCCGGCGCGCCAGGCCTTCCTGATGATCAGCGACGACCGCTCGGCGCGCGACACCCCGGATCCGGCCCGCCTCTATTGGGCCCGCCTGCACTACGACCTGCAGGGCTTCCATGCCGTCGAGATGCTGTCCAGCGTGCCGCTGCGCCAGGCCGACGGCTCGACCCATGCCAAGCTGCCTGAAGCCGATGCGCCCGACCCGGAAGGCGTGCGCATCGACCGGGCCACGGGGCATCTGGTGTGGATCAGCGAGGGCGACCGGGTCACCGCGGCCGAGGGCCCGGCCGAGAGCCTGGTCCAGCCCTTCATCCGCGAGGCGCGGCAGGACGGCCACCCGCTGCGCGACTACGAGCTGCCGGCCATGTTCCGCATCCAGGCCCAGGCCGCCGGGCCGCGCCGCAATGCCGTCTTCGAGGGCCTGAGCTTCTCGGCCGACGGCCGCGAGCTGGCGGTGATGATGGAAGGCCCGCGCTTCGAGGACGGCCCGGCGCCCAGCCCCGGCCAGGGCGGCCTGGCCCGCCTGAGCTTCTTCGACCGGGCCAGCGGCCGGTTGCTGCGCCAGCATGCGGTCGAGCTCGACCCGGTCCGGTCCGCGCCCTCGCCGCCCGCCGGCTTCTCGGTCAACGGTGCCACCGAGATCCTGGCCCTGGACGCCACGCGCTACCTGATGCTCGAACGCAGCTATGCCGCCGGCGACGTCGATTACCGCGTGCAGCTCCATGTGATCGACACCCGCGGCGCCGACGAGGTGCAGGACCGGCCCCGCCTCGTTCCCGGCGGGCAGGTGCCGGTGCGCAAGCACCTGCTGCTGGACTTCGACCGCCTGCGCGGGCGCCTGGGCGGCATCGCCAACCTGGAGGGCCTGAGCTGGGGCCCGCGGCTGGCCAACGGCCATGCCAGCCTAGTCGTGGTGGCGGACGACAACTTCACGCCCCGCCCCTCGGCCCGCGACCGCAACCAGATCCTGGTCTTCGAGCTGCGGCCCTGA
- a CDS encoding esterase-like activity of phytase family protein, protein MSHATKSHPLSLLGRCLSLAFAVGLSACGGDGGDVKGSFIRSATFPICAQVGSSCESSDETAAEIVAASADGMTLIYTNSPREEIGFVDIRDPAAPVALGRLAMGGEPTSVAVRGAVALVAVNTSPSFTAPSGELVLVDIATRSVLRRISLGGQPDAVSVSPDGRYAAVAIENERDESVNGGQLPQGPSGRLVVVDMVGAPSAWTTRNIALDGVNSLFPTDLEPEYVDINRDNVAVLSLQENNHLALVDLATGTLRGQFSAGSVNLSGIDLMDNRPALISQVESSADIRREPDGVAWLSSSRFATADEGDLVGGSRGFTIFNTDGSVAFSSGNLLDSLAARLGHYPDRRSDAKGNEPENVDSARFGDEQLLFVASERSSLVFVFDVADPTRPVFKQALPTGQNPEGVIAIPSRGLLVAASEVDDRSILTRAGLSIYRYTVDATPAYPTLQSADRADGSPIPWSAMSGLAASPTEANTVFAIDDSFFRASRIFTLDVSARPAVIRQELRITDRNGVLAATPAADAMTANRATTFDTTDRAAMINADGTVNLDSEGIAIASDGGFWIASEGAGTVVGETGRPVTSANMILKVGSDGVIQRVIRLPEAVDAIQFRFGFEGVAESNDKLVVAFQRAWNGEGNPRLGIFDLATSTWRFVFYPLEAVTSPNGGWVGLSEVTALGNDEFMAVERDNQGGPDARIKRLTRFSLAGVADGATVTKTLVRDLLPDLRAAGGQVVEKIEGATRLSNGRVLIVNDNDGVNENTGETLLIDLGRLF, encoded by the coding sequence ATGTCCCACGCCACGAAGTCCCATCCCCTGAGCCTGCTCGGCCGATGCCTGAGCCTTGCCTTTGCCGTCGGCCTGAGCGCCTGCGGCGGCGATGGGGGCGACGTGAAGGGCTCCTTCATCCGCTCGGCGACCTTCCCGATCTGCGCCCAGGTCGGCTCGTCCTGCGAGAGCAGCGACGAAACGGCGGCCGAGATCGTGGCGGCCAGCGCCGACGGCATGACGCTGATCTACACCAACAGCCCGCGCGAAGAGATCGGTTTCGTCGACATCCGCGACCCGGCCGCCCCGGTGGCCCTGGGCCGCCTGGCGATGGGCGGCGAGCCCACCTCGGTCGCGGTGCGCGGCGCGGTGGCGCTGGTGGCCGTCAACACCTCGCCCAGCTTCACCGCGCCCAGCGGCGAGCTGGTGCTGGTCGACATCGCGACCCGCAGCGTGCTGCGCCGCATCAGCCTGGGCGGCCAACCCGATGCGGTGAGCGTCAGCCCGGACGGCCGCTACGCCGCCGTGGCCATCGAGAACGAACGCGACGAGTCGGTCAACGGCGGCCAGTTGCCGCAGGGCCCGAGCGGCCGGCTGGTGGTGGTGGACATGGTCGGCGCGCCCTCGGCCTGGACGACGCGCAATATCGCCCTGGACGGTGTGAACAGCCTCTTCCCGACCGACCTGGAGCCCGAGTACGTCGACATCAACCGCGACAACGTCGCGGTGCTGAGCCTGCAGGAGAACAACCACCTGGCGCTGGTCGACTTGGCCACGGGCACCTTGCGCGGCCAGTTCAGCGCCGGGAGCGTGAACCTGAGCGGCATCGACCTCATGGACAACCGCCCGGCGCTGATCTCGCAAGTCGAATCCTCGGCCGACATCCGCCGCGAGCCCGACGGCGTGGCCTGGCTGTCGAGCAGCCGCTTCGCGACGGCCGACGAGGGCGACCTGGTCGGCGGCAGCCGCGGCTTCACCATCTTCAACACCGACGGCAGCGTGGCATTCAGCTCGGGCAATCTGCTCGACAGCCTGGCCGCGCGCCTGGGCCACTACCCGGACCGCCGCTCGGATGCCAAGGGCAATGAGCCGGAGAACGTCGATTCGGCCCGCTTCGGTGACGAGCAACTGCTCTTCGTCGCGTCCGAGCGTTCGAGCCTGGTCTTCGTCTTCGACGTCGCCGACCCGACCCGCCCCGTCTTCAAACAGGCGCTGCCGACCGGCCAGAACCCCGAGGGCGTGATCGCCATCCCCTCGCGCGGCCTGCTGGTGGCCGCCAGCGAAGTCGACGATCGCAGCATCCTGACGCGCGCCGGCCTGAGCATCTACCGCTACACCGTCGACGCCACCCCGGCCTACCCCACCCTGCAATCGGCCGACCGGGCCGATGGTTCGCCCATCCCCTGGAGCGCCATGTCGGGCCTGGCCGCCTCGCCGACCGAGGCGAACACCGTCTTCGCCATCGACGACAGCTTCTTCCGCGCCAGCCGTATCTTCACGCTGGACGTGAGCGCCCGCCCGGCGGTGATCCGCCAGGAACTGCGCATCACCGACCGCAACGGCGTGCTGGCCGCCACCCCGGCGGCCGATGCCATGACGGCCAACCGCGCGACCACCTTCGACACCACCGACCGCGCGGCGATGATCAATGCCGACGGCACCGTCAACCTCGACAGCGAAGGCATTGCCATCGCGTCGGACGGCGGCTTCTGGATCGCCTCCGAAGGCGCAGGCACCGTGGTGGGCGAGACCGGCCGGCCGGTGACCAGCGCCAACATGATCCTGAAGGTGGGCAGCGACGGCGTGATCCAGCGCGTCATCCGCCTGCCCGAGGCCGTCGACGCGATCCAGTTCCGCTTCGGCTTCGAGGGCGTGGCCGAATCGAATGACAAGCTCGTCGTCGCCTTCCAGCGCGCCTGGAACGGCGAGGGCAATCCGCGCCTGGGCATCTTCGACCTGGCGACCAGCACCTGGCGCTTCGTCTTCTACCCGCTGGAGGCGGTGACCTCGCCCAACGGCGGCTGGGTCGGCCTGTCCGAAGTGACCGCGCTGGGCAATGACGAGTTCATGGCGGTGGAGCGCGACAACCAGGGCGGCCCTGATGCCCGCATCAAGCGCCTGACCCGCTTCAGCCTGGCCGGCGTGGCCGACGGGGCCACCGTCACCAAGACCCTGGTGCGCGACCTGCTGCCCGACCTGCGCGCGGCCGGCGGCCAAGTGGTGGAGAAGATCGAAGGCGCCACCCGCCTGAGCAACGGCCGGGTGCTGATCGTCAACGACAACGACGGCGTCAACGAGAACACCGGCGAGACCCTGCTGATCGACCTGGGCCGCTTGTTCTGA
- the greB gene encoding transcription elongation factor GreB has translation MSKAFTRETEGSDEDEDLPGLPPLPPGGKNYITPAGHARLRAELIHLLDEERPKVVETVSWAAKNGDRSENGDYLYGKKRLREIDRRIRFLTKRLDIAEVTDPSAHHGRDQVFFGATVTYEDGEGVERSVTIKGIDEADSQAGEISWIAPVARALLKARVGDEVTLMTPGGPSTLSVLAVRYPAPGGG, from the coding sequence ATGAGCAAGGCCTTCACCCGCGAGACCGAGGGCAGCGACGAGGACGAGGACCTTCCCGGCCTGCCGCCGCTGCCGCCCGGCGGCAAGAACTACATCACCCCGGCCGGCCATGCCCGGCTGCGCGCCGAACTGATTCACTTGCTGGACGAGGAGCGGCCCAAGGTGGTCGAGACCGTCTCCTGGGCCGCCAAGAACGGCGACCGCAGCGAGAACGGCGACTACCTCTACGGCAAGAAGCGCCTGCGCGAGATCGACCGCCGCATCCGCTTCCTGACCAAGCGCCTGGACATTGCCGAAGTCACCGACCCCAGCGCGCACCACGGCCGCGACCAGGTCTTCTTCGGCGCCACCGTCACCTACGAAGACGGCGAGGGCGTCGAGCGCAGCGTCACCATCAAGGGCATCGACGAGGCCGACAGCCAGGCCGGCGAAATCAGTTGGATCGCGCCGGTGGCCCGTGCGCTGCTCAAGGCCCGGGTGGGCGACGAGGTCACGCTCATGACCCCGGGCGGGCCGAGCACGCTGAGCGTGCTGGCCGTGCGCTATCCGGCACCCGGCGGCGGCTGA
- a CDS encoding RNA methyltransferase: MNDVTADPSTFILVGTSHAGNVGAAARAIKVMGFGRLVLVAPRFADVLSREETVALASGAADVLTRARIVATLDEALAGVDHACATAMTPRDFGPPTRAPREALAALATAPPAGGPRVGFVFGSERYGLSNDDVYRCHSVLSIPTAPGYGSLNLAQAVQLMAYEWRCALGGFGAAERRLDPVLADAAAVQGLLAHWREALVATGFLDPAAPKKALPRLNALINRAQPTQEEVHLLRGIAKAMLERAAGGAGQSRP; this comes from the coding sequence ATGAACGATGTCACTGCCGATCCCAGCACCTTCATCCTGGTGGGCACCAGCCATGCCGGCAATGTGGGCGCGGCGGCGCGCGCGATCAAGGTCATGGGCTTCGGCCGTCTGGTGCTGGTGGCGCCGCGCTTTGCCGATGTGCTGAGCCGCGAGGAGACGGTGGCCCTGGCCAGTGGCGCGGCCGATGTGCTGACCCGCGCCCGCATCGTCGCCACTTTGGACGAGGCCCTGGCCGGTGTCGACCATGCCTGCGCCACCGCCATGACCCCGCGCGACTTCGGCCCGCCCACCCGCGCCCCGCGCGAGGCCCTGGCAGCCCTGGCCACCGCGCCGCCGGCGGGCGGCCCGCGCGTGGGCTTCGTCTTTGGCAGCGAGCGCTACGGCCTGTCGAACGACGATGTTTACCGCTGCCACAGCGTGCTGAGCATCCCGACCGCGCCGGGCTACGGCTCGCTCAACCTGGCCCAGGCGGTGCAGTTGATGGCTTATGAGTGGCGCTGCGCGCTGGGCGGCTTCGGCGCGGCCGAGCGCCGCCTCGACCCGGTCCTGGCCGATGCCGCGGCCGTGCAGGGTTTGCTGGCGCACTGGCGCGAGGCCCTGGTCGCCACCGGCTTCCTCGACCCGGCCGCGCCCAAGAAGGCCCTGCCGCGGCTGAATGCCCTGATCAACCGGGCCCAGCCCACGCAGGAGGAAGTGCACCTGCTGCGCGGCATCGCCAAGGCCATGCTGGAGCGTGCCGCCGGCGGCGCCGGACAATCGCGGCCATGA